In Rathayibacter sp. VKM Ac-2762, one DNA window encodes the following:
- the kdpA gene encoding potassium-transporting ATPase subunit KdpA translates to MDPLLAVLQVATVGLAVALLHRPLGDHMFRVYTSTRDLALERGVYRLIGVDSAGEQSWRAYLRAVLAFSLVGVLLLYGMQRLQAVLPGSLGLPAVPEGLAFNTAVSFVTNTNWQSYSPEATLGFAVQLGGLAVQNFVSAAVGLAVAVALIRGFARRSSGTLGNFWVDLVRGTLRLLLPLAVVAAVVMIAGGVIQNLNGPLTVTTLTGGEQSIPGGAVASQEAIKLLGTNGGGYFNANSAHPFENPSAWVSLLQIVLILAIPFSLPRTFGRMVGDVRQGRAILAAMATIFVVSLAALTALEAAGGGSAAQAAGAAMEGKETRFGIAGSALYATASTLTSTGAVNAMHDSFTALGGMLPMLNMMLGEVAPGGVGSGLYGMLVLAVLAVFVGGLLVGRTPEYLGKKLGPREIKLASLYILVTPTLVLAGTALSFAIPAVREDVESTSILNPGLHGLSEVLYAFTSASNNNGSAFAGLTANTPWLNTALGVAMLLGRFLPILLVLALASSLAAQSPVPSSAGTLPTHRPQFVGLLVGVTVVVTALTYFPVLALGPLAEGLRLR, encoded by the coding sequence ATGGATCCGCTCCTCGCCGTCCTCCAGGTCGCGACCGTCGGCCTGGCCGTCGCCCTCCTCCACCGCCCCCTCGGCGACCACATGTTCCGCGTCTACACCTCGACGCGCGACCTCGCCCTCGAGCGCGGCGTCTACCGCCTCATCGGCGTCGACTCCGCGGGCGAGCAGAGCTGGCGCGCCTACCTCCGGGCCGTGCTGGCCTTCTCTCTCGTCGGCGTGCTCCTGCTCTACGGGATGCAGCGCCTCCAGGCGGTCCTGCCCGGCTCCCTCGGCCTGCCCGCGGTGCCGGAGGGGCTGGCGTTCAACACCGCCGTCTCGTTCGTCACCAACACCAACTGGCAGTCCTACTCCCCGGAGGCGACCCTCGGCTTCGCGGTGCAGCTCGGCGGCCTCGCCGTGCAGAACTTCGTCTCGGCGGCCGTGGGCCTGGCCGTGGCGGTGGCGCTGATCCGCGGATTCGCGCGCCGCTCCTCCGGAACGCTCGGCAACTTCTGGGTCGACCTCGTGCGCGGCACGCTGCGCCTCCTGCTGCCCCTCGCGGTGGTGGCGGCGGTCGTGATGATCGCGGGCGGCGTGATCCAGAACCTGAACGGCCCGCTGACGGTGACCACGCTCACCGGCGGCGAGCAGAGCATCCCGGGCGGCGCGGTGGCCTCGCAGGAGGCGATCAAGCTGCTCGGCACCAACGGCGGCGGCTACTTCAACGCCAACTCCGCGCACCCGTTCGAGAACCCCTCGGCGTGGGTGTCGCTGCTGCAGATCGTGCTGATCCTCGCGATCCCGTTCTCGCTGCCGCGCACCTTCGGCCGGATGGTCGGCGACGTGCGGCAGGGGCGCGCGATCCTCGCGGCGATGGCGACGATCTTCGTCGTGTCGCTCGCGGCCCTCACCGCGCTGGAGGCGGCGGGCGGCGGATCCGCGGCGCAGGCCGCCGGAGCCGCGATGGAGGGCAAGGAGACGCGCTTCGGCATCGCCGGCTCCGCCCTCTACGCGACCGCCTCGACGCTCACCTCGACCGGCGCCGTCAACGCGATGCACGACTCCTTCACCGCGCTCGGCGGCATGCTGCCGATGCTCAACATGATGCTCGGCGAGGTCGCCCCCGGCGGCGTCGGCTCGGGCCTCTACGGGATGCTCGTGCTCGCGGTGCTGGCCGTGTTCGTCGGCGGGCTGCTGGTCGGCCGGACGCCCGAGTACCTGGGAAAGAAGCTCGGCCCGCGCGAGATCAAGCTCGCGAGCCTCTACATCCTCGTGACGCCGACGCTCGTGCTGGCCGGCACGGCCCTGAGCTTCGCGATCCCGGCGGTGCGGGAGGACGTGGAGAGCACGTCGATCCTGAACCCCGGGCTGCACGGGCTCTCGGAGGTGCTCTACGCCTTCACCTCCGCGTCCAACAACAACGGCTCGGCGTTCGCGGGGCTGACGGCGAACACGCCCTGGCTCAACACGGCGCTCGGCGTCGCGATGCTCCTCGGCCGCTTCCTCCCGATCCTGCTGGTGCTCGCCCTGGCCAGCTCGCTCGCGGCGCAGTCGCCGGTGCCCTCCAGCGCCGGCACGCTGCCCACCCACCGGCCGCAGTTCGTCGGCCTCCTCGTGGGCGTCACGGTCGTCGTGACCGCGCTCACCTACTTCCCCGTACTCGCGCTGGGCCCCCTGGCGGAAGGACTGCGACTCCGATGA
- a CDS encoding DUF4118 domain-containing protein gives MTKGRLRVLLGAAPGVGKTYTMLEEGRRLAAEGRDVVVAVVETHGRSATAAMVEGLEVVPRRAVEHRGVLLDEMDLDAVLARRPDVALVDELAHTNAPGSRHEKRWEDVRTLLDAGITVFSTVNIQHIESLNDVVHAITGAPQRETIPDAVLRAADQIEVVDLAPQALRDRLADGRVYPPERIDAALSNYFRLGNLTALRELALLWLADEVDSALRDYRVEHGIDSTWEARERVVVTLTGGPEGETLLRRGARIAARASGGDLLAVHVVTPDGLRTPRPHVLEAQRVLVEKLGGSYHQVVGEDVPRTLVEFARSVNATQLVIGVSRRSRLASALTPGTASTVIRESGNIDVHIVSHSAAGRTAVLPRLDGALTLRRRLLGLALALVGGPLVTWLLSSLRSDESITSDVLSYQLLVVVVALVGGLWPALFAAVLSGLTLDFFFVDPLYTITVDEPLHALALVLYVLNAALVSAVVDRAARRARAAKRSGAESELLATIAGGVIRGQGALQAILERSREAFGLTGVRLLRGGELVAADGEPQPEGDPARIAVGEGAVLELHGRELEGSERRLLQVVAAQLDSVLENAALSETASSLAPLAETDRVRSALLSAVSHDLRRPLAAATAAVSGLRSPEVVWSERDREELLATADESLTVLAALVTDLLDVTRLEAGALAVALAPLDAADVVLPALDELGLGPGEVDLDLDPEGPALLADAVLLQRVVVNLLANAVRYAPSGTRVRVAASAFGGSAQLRIVDHGPGVPEERRAEIFVPFQRLGDDDNLTGLGLGLALSKGFTEGMGGTLETEDTPGGGLTMVVTLPLAPETAAAAPAVHVAPAAPHDGGSGAAPHEDSGGAA, from the coding sequence ATGACGAAGGGCCGCCTGCGCGTGCTCCTCGGAGCCGCGCCCGGAGTGGGCAAGACCTACACGATGCTCGAGGAGGGCCGCCGGCTCGCCGCCGAGGGCCGCGACGTCGTGGTGGCCGTGGTCGAGACGCACGGCCGCTCCGCCACCGCCGCGATGGTCGAGGGGCTGGAGGTCGTGCCGAGGAGGGCCGTCGAGCACCGCGGCGTGCTGCTCGACGAGATGGACCTCGACGCGGTGCTCGCCCGCCGGCCCGACGTCGCGCTGGTCGACGAGCTCGCGCACACCAACGCCCCCGGCTCCCGGCACGAGAAGCGCTGGGAGGACGTCAGGACGCTCCTCGACGCGGGCATCACCGTCTTCTCGACCGTGAACATCCAGCACATCGAGTCGCTCAACGATGTGGTGCACGCGATCACCGGAGCGCCGCAGCGCGAGACGATCCCGGACGCGGTCCTCCGCGCCGCCGACCAGATCGAGGTCGTCGACCTGGCGCCCCAGGCGCTGCGCGACCGCCTCGCCGACGGCCGCGTCTACCCGCCCGAGCGCATCGACGCGGCGCTGTCCAACTACTTCCGGCTCGGCAACCTGACAGCCCTGCGCGAGCTCGCGCTGCTCTGGCTCGCCGACGAGGTCGACAGCGCGCTCCGCGACTACCGCGTCGAGCACGGCATCGACAGCACCTGGGAGGCGCGCGAGCGCGTGGTCGTGACCCTCACCGGCGGGCCGGAGGGGGAGACACTGCTGCGGCGCGGCGCGCGGATCGCGGCCCGCGCCTCCGGGGGCGATCTGCTCGCCGTGCACGTGGTGACCCCCGACGGCCTCCGCACTCCCCGGCCGCACGTGCTCGAGGCGCAGCGGGTGCTGGTCGAGAAGCTCGGCGGCAGCTACCACCAGGTGGTCGGCGAGGACGTGCCGCGCACGCTGGTCGAGTTCGCCCGCTCGGTGAACGCGACGCAGCTGGTGATCGGCGTGAGCAGGCGGAGCCGCCTCGCCTCGGCGCTGACGCCCGGCACGGCGTCGACGGTGATCCGCGAGTCCGGCAACATCGACGTGCACATCGTCAGCCACTCCGCCGCCGGGCGCACCGCGGTGCTGCCGAGGCTCGACGGGGCCCTGACGCTGCGGCGCCGCCTCCTGGGACTGGCCCTCGCCCTCGTGGGCGGCCCGCTGGTGACCTGGCTGCTCTCGAGCCTCCGCAGCGACGAGTCGATCACGAGCGACGTGCTCTCGTACCAGCTGCTGGTGGTGGTGGTCGCGCTGGTCGGCGGGCTCTGGCCGGCCCTCTTCGCGGCCGTGCTCTCGGGGCTGACCCTCGACTTCTTCTTCGTCGATCCGCTCTACACGATCACCGTCGACGAGCCTCTGCACGCGCTGGCGCTGGTGCTCTACGTGCTCAACGCGGCGCTCGTCAGCGCCGTGGTCGACCGCGCGGCCAGACGGGCGCGGGCCGCCAAGCGCTCGGGGGCGGAGTCGGAGCTGCTGGCGACGATCGCCGGTGGCGTGATCCGCGGGCAGGGGGCGCTGCAGGCGATCCTCGAGCGCTCGCGCGAGGCGTTCGGGCTGACCGGCGTGCGGCTGCTGCGCGGCGGCGAGCTCGTCGCGGCCGACGGTGAGCCGCAGCCGGAGGGCGATCCCGCGCGCATCGCGGTGGGCGAGGGCGCGGTGCTCGAGCTGCACGGCCGCGAGCTGGAGGGGAGCGAGCGACGGCTGCTCCAGGTCGTCGCCGCCCAGCTGGACTCGGTGCTCGAGAACGCGGCCCTCAGCGAGACGGCCAGCTCCCTCGCTCCGCTGGCCGAGACCGACCGGGTGCGCAGCGCCCTGCTCTCGGCCGTCAGCCACGACCTGCGCCGGCCCCTCGCCGCGGCCACCGCGGCGGTCAGCGGTCTGCGCTCGCCCGAGGTGGTCTGGAGCGAGCGCGACCGGGAGGAGCTGCTCGCCACCGCCGACGAGAGCCTCACCGTGCTGGCCGCGCTGGTCACCGACCTGCTCGACGTGACGCGGCTGGAGGCGGGGGCGCTCGCCGTGGCGCTCGCTCCGCTCGACGCCGCCGACGTGGTGCTCCCCGCGCTCGACGAGCTCGGTCTCGGACCCGGCGAGGTCGACCTCGACCTCGATCCGGAGGGCCCGGCGCTGCTCGCCGACGCGGTTCTGCTGCAGCGCGTCGTGGTCAACCTGCTCGCGAACGCCGTCCGCTACGCGCCGTCCGGCACCCGGGTGCGCGTGGCCGCCAGCGCCTTCGGCGGGAGCGCGCAGCTGCGGATCGTCGACCACGGCCCCGGGGTGCCCGAGGAGCGCCGCGCCGAGATCTTCGTGCCGTTCCAGCGACTCGGCGACGACGACAACCTGACGGGCCTGGGCCTCGGCCTCGCGCTCTCGAAGGGGTTCACGGAGGGGATGGGCGGCACGCTCGAGACGGAGGACACTCCGGGGGGCGGGCTGACGATGGTGGTGACGCTGCCGCTGGCGCCGGAGACTGCTGCCGCTGCTCCTGCGGTTCACGTCGCTCCGGCCGCCCCGCACGACGGCGGGTCGGGCGCCGCCCCGCACGAGGACTCCGGAGGAGCCGCATGA
- the kdpB gene encoding potassium-transporting ATPase subunit KdpB, which produces MTTALTEAPAEPARPARAALGPRQLAAALPGALRKLDPRLMWRNPVMFIVEVGAVLTTVLAVAEPFLGGPEESGGSTVPVTFTAGIAIWLWLTVVFANLAESVAEGRGKAQAESLRATRTSTPARRVADYDPADPSALSARLVEVSSAELQLGDVVVAEAGDLVPGDGDIVWGIASIDESAITGESAPVVRESGGDRSAVTGGTRVLSDRIVVRITSRPGETFVDRMIGLVEGASRQKTPNEIALDILLASLSIVFVVVVLTLNPIASFAGASVSVPVLVALLVCLIPTTIGALLSAIGIAGMDRLVQRNVLAMSGRAVEAAGDVTTLLLDKTGTITYGNRRAVAFLPLDGVAQAALVDAAASSSLSDPTPEGKSIVDLAGDSGRPAVEPAQAAVVPFTAQTRMSGLDLPDGSSIRKGAGSAVRAWVEEEGPLPSAVAARLTVLVDGVSESGGTPLVVAVKDAHGARLLGVVHLKDVVKDGLAERFSELRAMGIRTVMITGDNPLTAKAIAAEAGVDDYLAEATPEDKLALIRREQEGGALVAMTGDGTNDAPALAQADVGVAMNTGTSAAKEAGNMVDLDSDPTKLIDIVRIGKQLLITRGALTTFSIANDVAKYFAIIPAMFAGVFPGLAVLNVMQLHSPASAILSAIVFNALVIVVLIPLALRGVAYRPVAASRILSRNLLVYGLGGVIAPFLGIKLVDLIVAAIPGF; this is translated from the coding sequence ATGACCACTGCACTCACCGAGGCCCCCGCGGAACCCGCGCGCCCCGCCCGCGCCGCCCTCGGGCCGCGCCAGCTCGCCGCTGCCCTCCCCGGAGCGCTGCGCAAGCTCGATCCGCGCCTGATGTGGCGCAACCCCGTCATGTTCATCGTCGAGGTCGGCGCCGTGCTGACCACGGTGTTGGCGGTCGCCGAGCCGTTCCTCGGCGGGCCGGAGGAGTCGGGCGGATCGACGGTGCCCGTCACCTTCACGGCCGGCATCGCGATCTGGCTCTGGCTCACCGTGGTGTTCGCGAACCTCGCGGAGTCGGTGGCCGAGGGCCGCGGCAAGGCGCAGGCCGAGAGCCTGCGCGCCACCCGCACCAGCACTCCGGCCCGGCGCGTGGCCGACTACGACCCCGCGGACCCCTCCGCCCTGTCGGCCCGCCTGGTCGAGGTCTCCTCGGCCGAGCTGCAGCTGGGCGACGTGGTCGTGGCGGAGGCGGGCGACCTCGTCCCCGGCGACGGCGACATCGTCTGGGGCATCGCCTCCATCGACGAGTCGGCGATCACGGGCGAGTCGGCCCCGGTCGTCCGCGAGAGCGGAGGCGACCGCAGCGCGGTGACGGGCGGCACGCGAGTGCTCTCGGACCGGATCGTGGTGCGCATCACCTCGCGGCCGGGCGAGACCTTCGTCGACCGGATGATCGGCCTGGTCGAGGGCGCGTCGCGGCAGAAGACGCCGAACGAGATCGCGCTCGACATCCTCCTGGCGAGCCTCTCGATCGTGTTCGTCGTGGTCGTGCTGACCCTGAACCCGATCGCCTCGTTCGCGGGAGCCTCCGTGAGCGTTCCGGTGCTGGTCGCCCTGCTCGTCTGCCTCATCCCGACCACCATCGGCGCCCTCCTCTCGGCCATCGGCATCGCCGGCATGGACCGGCTCGTGCAACGCAACGTGCTCGCGATGTCCGGCCGGGCCGTGGAGGCGGCGGGCGACGTCACGACGCTCCTGCTCGACAAGACGGGGACGATCACCTACGGCAACCGCCGGGCGGTGGCGTTCCTCCCGCTCGACGGAGTGGCGCAGGCCGCCCTCGTCGACGCGGCCGCCTCCTCCTCGCTCAGCGACCCGACGCCCGAGGGGAAGTCGATCGTCGACCTCGCGGGCGACTCGGGCCGCCCCGCCGTCGAGCCCGCTCAGGCCGCCGTGGTGCCGTTCACCGCGCAGACCCGGATGAGCGGGCTCGACCTCCCCGACGGCTCCTCCATCCGCAAGGGCGCCGGCTCGGCCGTGCGCGCCTGGGTGGAGGAGGAGGGGCCGCTGCCGTCCGCGGTCGCGGCGCGCCTCACGGTGCTCGTCGACGGCGTCTCGGAGAGCGGCGGCACGCCCCTGGTCGTCGCGGTGAAGGACGCCCACGGCGCCCGCCTGCTCGGCGTCGTGCACCTGAAGGACGTGGTGAAGGACGGGCTCGCCGAGCGCTTCTCGGAGCTGCGCGCGATGGGCATCCGCACCGTGATGATCACGGGCGACAACCCGCTGACCGCGAAGGCGATCGCGGCGGAGGCGGGAGTCGACGACTACCTCGCCGAGGCGACCCCCGAGGACAAGCTCGCCCTGATCCGGCGCGAGCAGGAGGGCGGCGCGCTGGTCGCGATGACCGGCGACGGCACCAACGACGCCCCGGCCCTCGCGCAGGCCGACGTGGGCGTGGCGATGAACACCGGCACCTCGGCGGCGAAGGAGGCGGGCAACATGGTCGACCTCGACTCCGACCCCACCAAGCTCATCGACATCGTGCGGATCGGCAAGCAGCTGCTGATCACCCGCGGCGCGCTCACCACGTTCTCGATCGCGAACGACGTGGCGAAGTACTTCGCGATCATCCCGGCGATGTTCGCGGGGGTCTTCCCCGGGCTCGCGGTGCTGAACGTGATGCAGCTGCACTCGCCGGCCTCGGCGATCCTCTCGGCGATCGTGTTCAACGCGCTGGTGATCGTCGTGCTGATCCCGCTCGCGCTGCGGGGAGTGGCGTACCGCCCGGTCGCCGCCTCGCGCATCCTCAGCCGCAACCTCCTGGTCTACGGGCTGGGCGGAGTGATCGCTCCGTTCCTCGGGATCAAGCTCGTCGACCTGATCGTCGCCGCGATCCCCGGCTTCTGA
- the chvE gene encoding multiple monosaccharide ABC transporter substrate-binding protein gives MHSMKFSRGITTLAAAGIISLGLAACSASPANSGGAAAGAGAEGDCTVGISMPTRSLERWINDGEGLQSQLEGDGCTVDLQYADNKTDQQISQIQNQIAGGSKILVIAAIDGEALAPVLAEAKKQNATVIAYDRLINGTADVDYYATFDNYKVGQLQGQYIESTLDLKNAAGPFTLEPFAGSPDDNNAKFFFSGAWDVLQPYIESGKLTVPSGKSPASDDDWASIGIQGWASDKAQSEMDNRLSSFYTGGQKVDVVLSPNDSLAIGIEASLKSAGYTPGADYPVITGQDADKANVKAILADEQSMTVWKDTRTLGDRVFQMVQSIVAGEEPEVNDTETYDNGEKVVPSYLLEPQVVTKDDVQSVLVDSGFLKAGDVGL, from the coding sequence ATGCACTCCATGAAGTTCTCCCGCGGCATCACCACGCTGGCCGCCGCCGGCATCATCTCCCTCGGCCTCGCGGCCTGTTCCGCGAGCCCCGCCAACTCCGGAGGCGCCGCTGCCGGCGCCGGCGCGGAAGGCGACTGCACCGTCGGCATCTCGATGCCCACGCGCAGCCTCGAGCGCTGGATCAACGACGGCGAAGGCCTCCAGTCGCAGCTCGAGGGCGACGGCTGCACCGTCGACCTCCAGTACGCCGACAACAAGACCGATCAGCAGATCTCGCAGATCCAGAACCAGATCGCCGGCGGCTCCAAGATCCTGGTCATCGCCGCGATCGACGGCGAGGCGCTCGCGCCCGTCCTCGCCGAGGCGAAGAAGCAGAACGCCACCGTCATCGCCTACGACCGTCTCATCAACGGCACCGCGGACGTCGACTACTACGCGACCTTCGACAACTACAAGGTCGGCCAGCTCCAGGGCCAGTACATCGAGTCGACCCTCGACCTGAAGAACGCCGCGGGTCCCTTCACCCTCGAGCCCTTCGCCGGCAGCCCCGACGACAACAACGCGAAGTTCTTCTTCTCCGGCGCGTGGGACGTCCTGCAGCCCTACATCGAGAGCGGCAAGCTCACCGTCCCCTCGGGCAAGTCGCCCGCGTCGGACGACGACTGGGCCTCGATCGGCATCCAGGGCTGGGCCTCCGACAAGGCGCAGTCCGAGATGGACAACCGCCTCTCCTCCTTCTACACCGGCGGCCAGAAGGTCGACGTCGTGCTCTCTCCCAACGACAGCCTGGCCATCGGCATCGAGGCCTCGCTGAAGTCGGCCGGCTACACCCCCGGCGCCGACTACCCGGTCATCACCGGCCAGGACGCCGACAAGGCCAACGTCAAGGCGATCCTCGCCGACGAGCAGTCCATGACGGTCTGGAAGGACACCCGCACCCTCGGCGACCGCGTCTTCCAGATGGTGCAGTCGATCGTCGCGGGCGAGGAGCCCGAGGTCAACGACACCGAGACCTACGACAACGGCGAGAAGGTCGTCCCGTCCTACCTGCTGGAGCCGCAGGTCGTCACGAAGGACGACGTGCAGTCGGTCCTCGTCGACTCCGGCTTCCTCAAGGCCGGCGACGTCGGACTCTGA
- the kdpF gene encoding K(+)-transporting ATPase subunit F: protein MIVFDALAAVLALAAVVYLVAALIRPERF, encoded by the coding sequence GTGATCGTCTTCGACGCCCTCGCGGCCGTGCTGGCGCTCGCCGCCGTCGTCTACCTCGTCGCGGCCCTGATCCGACCGGAGCGCTTCTGA
- the mmsA gene encoding multiple monosaccharide ABC transporter ATP-binding protein → MRDIVKEFGGGVRALDGVSLSVQPGEVHAICGENGAGKSTLMKVLSGVYPYGSFEGTIEFEGEEAQYRSINDSEADGIVIIHQELALSPYLSIAENIFLGNEKSTRGVINWNATNAEAAKLLARVGLAESPATKILELGVGKQQLVEIAKALAKEVKLLILDEPTAALNDEDSDHLLGLIDQLRKQGITCIIISHKLKEIRAIADTVTIIRDGRTIESFPMAGEEASESRIIRAMVGRDLNSMFPPRDPQIGEEKLRVENWTVHHPVDINRVVVDDASFTVRAGEIVGFAGLMGAGRTELAMSIFGRSYGTGISGRVYKDGKEIQTRTVDEAIRNGLAYATEDRKRYGLNLIGDITVNVSAAALSRLARLGVIDKHREYKVADSYRSKMNIKAPTVSAVTGKLSGGNQQKVVLSKWIFSGPDVLILDEPTRGIDVGAKYEIYGIINELAAQGKAVVVISSELPELIGLADRIYTISEGRITGEIDRADATQEHLMHYMTAGKEQAR, encoded by the coding sequence ATGCGCGACATCGTCAAGGAGTTCGGCGGCGGCGTCCGCGCCCTCGACGGCGTCTCGCTCTCGGTCCAGCCCGGCGAGGTCCACGCCATCTGCGGCGAGAACGGCGCCGGCAAGTCGACCCTGATGAAAGTCCTCTCCGGCGTGTACCCGTACGGCAGCTTCGAGGGCACCATCGAGTTCGAGGGCGAGGAGGCGCAGTACCGGTCGATCAACGACAGCGAGGCCGACGGCATCGTGATCATCCACCAGGAGCTCGCCCTCAGCCCCTACCTCTCCATCGCCGAGAACATCTTCCTCGGCAACGAGAAGTCGACCCGCGGCGTCATCAACTGGAACGCGACCAACGCGGAGGCGGCCAAGCTGCTCGCGCGCGTCGGCCTCGCCGAGAGCCCCGCGACCAAGATCCTCGAGCTCGGCGTCGGCAAGCAGCAGCTCGTCGAGATCGCCAAGGCCCTCGCCAAGGAGGTGAAGCTCCTCATCCTCGACGAGCCCACCGCCGCCCTCAACGACGAGGACAGCGACCACCTGCTCGGCCTGATCGACCAGCTCCGCAAGCAGGGCATCACCTGCATCATCATCAGCCACAAGCTGAAGGAGATCCGCGCCATCGCGGACACCGTCACGATCATCCGCGACGGCCGCACCATCGAGAGCTTCCCGATGGCCGGCGAGGAGGCGTCCGAGAGCCGGATCATCCGCGCGATGGTCGGCCGCGACCTCAACAGCATGTTCCCGCCGCGCGACCCGCAGATCGGCGAGGAGAAGCTGCGCGTCGAGAACTGGACGGTCCACCACCCCGTCGACATCAACCGCGTGGTCGTCGACGACGCCTCCTTCACCGTCCGCGCCGGCGAGATCGTCGGCTTCGCGGGCCTGATGGGCGCCGGACGCACCGAGCTCGCGATGAGCATCTTCGGGAGGAGCTACGGCACCGGCATCTCCGGCCGCGTCTACAAGGACGGCAAGGAGATCCAGACCCGCACCGTCGACGAGGCGATCCGCAACGGCCTCGCCTACGCGACCGAGGACCGCAAGCGCTACGGGCTCAACCTCATCGGCGACATCACCGTCAACGTCTCGGCCGCCGCGCTCTCGCGCCTGGCCCGGCTCGGCGTGATCGACAAGCACCGCGAGTACAAGGTCGCCGACTCGTACCGATCGAAGATGAACATCAAGGCGCCGACCGTCTCGGCCGTCACGGGGAAGCTCTCCGGCGGCAACCAGCAGAAGGTCGTCCTCTCGAAGTGGATCTTCTCCGGTCCCGACGTGCTGATCCTCGACGAGCCCACCCGCGGCATCGACGTGGGAGCCAAGTACGAGATCTACGGGATCATCAACGAGCTCGCGGCCCAGGGCAAGGCGGTCGTCGTCATCTCGTCCGAGCTGCCCGAGCTGATCGGCCTCGCCGACCGCATCTACACCATCTCCGAGGGACGGATCACGGGCGAGATCGATCGCGCCGACGCCACCCAGGAGCACCTCATGCACTACATGACCGCCGGAAAGGAACAGGCCCGATGA
- a CDS encoding response regulator, whose product MKILIADDDPQILRALRITLTARGYDVVTAGDGTEAINRAVDEHPDLYMIDLGMPRLDGVEVIHGLRGWTSAPILVVSGRTGAADKVGALDAGADDYVTKPFSMDEVLARIRALSRRVQPADGEPLVVIGEVTVDLVAKSATRDGVSVRLTPTEWQVLEILIRNAGKLVTRRSLLAEIWGPAHVTDTGYLRLYLAQLRKKLEPDPAHPRHLLTEAGMGYRFVP is encoded by the coding sequence ATGAAGATCCTGATCGCCGACGACGACCCGCAGATCCTGCGCGCCCTGCGCATCACCCTCACCGCCCGCGGATACGACGTGGTGACGGCCGGCGACGGCACCGAGGCGATCAACCGCGCGGTGGACGAGCATCCGGACCTCTACATGATCGACCTCGGCATGCCCCGGCTCGACGGGGTCGAGGTCATCCACGGACTGCGCGGCTGGACGAGCGCGCCGATCCTGGTGGTGTCGGGGCGGACGGGCGCGGCCGACAAGGTGGGCGCGCTCGACGCCGGCGCGGACGACTACGTGACCAAGCCGTTCTCGATGGACGAGGTCCTCGCGCGCATCCGGGCCCTCTCGCGGCGGGTGCAGCCGGCCGACGGCGAGCCGCTGGTCGTGATCGGCGAGGTGACCGTGGACCTGGTGGCCAAGAGCGCGACGCGGGACGGCGTCTCCGTGCGGCTGACTCCGACGGAGTGGCAGGTGCTCGAGATCCTCATCCGCAACGCGGGCAAGCTGGTCACCCGCCGCTCGCTGCTGGCCGAGATCTGGGGCCCCGCGCACGTCACCGACACCGGCTACCTGCGCCTCTACCTCGCGCAGCTGCGCAAGAAGCTCGAGCCCGACCCCGCACATCCGCGCCACCTGCTGACCGAGGCGGGCATGGGCTACCGCTTCGTGCCCTGA
- the kdpC gene encoding K(+)-transporting ATPase subunit C: protein MFRPYGVALRAMIVLTVLLGAAYPLAVLGIGQLALPAQANGSLLRQDGAVIGSSLIGQSFTDADGAPLPEWFQSRPSAAGYDAAASTGSNLGPENADLVASVEERRAAIAAFEGVDPAAVPADALTASASGLDPAISPAYAQLQAPRVAAARGLDVSAVRALVDEHTAGRELGYLGEPTVDVLELNAALARL from the coding sequence ATGTTCCGTCCCTACGGTGTCGCGCTGCGCGCGATGATCGTGCTCACCGTGCTGCTGGGAGCGGCGTACCCGCTCGCGGTGCTCGGGATCGGGCAGCTCGCCCTGCCCGCCCAGGCGAACGGCTCGCTGCTGCGCCAGGACGGCGCGGTTATCGGCTCGTCGCTGATCGGCCAGTCGTTCACGGACGCCGACGGAGCGCCCCTGCCGGAGTGGTTCCAGTCGCGTCCCTCCGCCGCGGGCTACGACGCCGCGGCCTCGACCGGCAGCAACCTCGGCCCCGAGAACGCCGACCTGGTCGCGTCCGTCGAGGAGCGCCGGGCCGCGATCGCGGCCTTCGAGGGCGTCGACCCGGCCGCGGTTCCGGCCGATGCGCTGACCGCCTCCGCCTCGGGGCTCGACCCCGCGATCAGCCCCGCCTACGCGCAGCTGCAGGCGCCCCGCGTCGCCGCCGCCCGCGGGCTCGACGTGAGCGCCGTGCGCGCGCTGGTCGACGAGCACACCGCGGGCCGCGAGCTCGGGTACCTCGGCGAGCCGACGGTGGACGTGCTCGAGCTCAACGCCGCTCTCGCGCGGCTGTGA